Within the Pseudomonas orientalis genome, the region CGTAACAAGACCCGCGCTGGAATCACCACAATCATGAGCATCGGCGTGAAGAAGCCGCGCACCAAGTGTTTCACCGTATGCGGAAGTGACGTGGATATCTATTCCATGGTGGCCGAATCCATCACTCACCTAGCTACCGTGGCGACCCCTGCCGCGCATGCAGCTTAGGAGGCCGTGATGGAACGTGACCTCCAAAAAACCGCCAAGTACTTCGGCCTGACCCGTCCCAAGCTGATCGCGCTCATGCGTGACAAGGGCTTGCTCAACGACCGCAACCTGCCGGCTTTCCCCGTGCGTGACCGGGAGTACCTGCGGATCAAAGACAGCAACTGGTACCACGAGAAAGCGGGCATGCAGTACAGCCAGTCGACCAAGGTTCGGCAAGCCGGTATTCGCTGGCTGGCCGAACTGCTCGGCCTCGAACTACCAGCCATCCCGGCTGATAACCGTGACGTGGCCTAGGGAGTACGCCCGCCAGAT harbors:
- a CDS encoding phage antirepressor KilAC domain-containing protein yields the protein MERDLQKTAKYFGLTRPKLIALMRDKGLLNDRNLPAFPVRDREYLRIKDSNWYHEKAGMQYSQSTKVRQAGIRWLAELLGLELPAIPADNRDVA